In Ruminococcaceae bacterium BL-4, one DNA window encodes the following:
- the glgP gene encoding Glycogen phosphorylase: MNYHLSEKEIQNRVLAKLGQNFGVALDNATDDQCYKAVAKVVIDLLSKGYSEFSEKAEKNHTKHVYYLCMEFLMGRSLKNNLWNLGLEEPFREALAKIGLKLDRLYDCEPDAGLGNGGLGRLAACFLDGLATDGYPATGYSLCYEYGVFRQKLVDGWQTELPDFWLPGGQVWLREIPEKEVEVHFDGHIEESWSGPHHMTIHKDYTNIIAIPCDMYVSGEDGKGISCLRIWKSKSPDFNMKLFNSGEYLRAMERNAMAEVITKVLYPEDNHMEGKSLRLTQQYFLVSASIQDIVRNHLFHYSTLDNLPDLVAIHLNDTHPVLAIPELMRIMLDECGYSWENAWDITTRTFAYTNHTVMKEALECWNTDLFRLRLPRIYQIIEEINRRFCAEMHGHGVDGYKVGRMAPLNDGFVKMANLAVVGAHHVNGVSGLHSQILKDTVFHDFYTEMPQKFTNVTNGIAHRRWLCQANPGLSKLLTEKIGDGYIHFADELKKFEKFKDDRSTLEALSKIKHQNKERLADYIKRENGIILDPDSIFDVQVKRMHEYKRQHLNALHILSTYQWLRENPNADFQPRTYLFGAKAAPGYYLAKQIIRFIYQLSQVIDNDPRVKEKLKVVYIEDYRVTLAELMIPAADISEQISLAGTEASGTSNMKFMINGAVTLGTLDGANVEIHDSVGDDNMLLFGMTTQEVNSLKQAGYHPRQIYENNPIIHRAVDEIHTGWNGNDFSEIADSLINQDPYMVLADFDSYAKAQQKSAKLYRDSLSWQKMCLTNIANAGRFAADRAIHEYATNIWNCMPVPGVAPKPDHE, encoded by the coding sequence ATGAATTATCATTTATCCGAAAAAGAAATACAAAATCGTGTTCTTGCAAAATTGGGGCAGAATTTTGGGGTTGCGCTGGATAATGCGACAGATGATCAATGCTATAAAGCGGTGGCTAAAGTTGTGATTGATCTTCTTTCAAAAGGATATAGTGAATTTTCAGAAAAAGCAGAAAAAAATCATACAAAGCATGTGTATTATCTTTGCATGGAATTTTTAATGGGGCGTAGCCTGAAAAACAATCTTTGGAATTTGGGGTTGGAAGAACCTTTTCGGGAAGCCCTGGCAAAAATCGGCTTAAAACTTGATCGTCTTTATGACTGTGAGCCGGATGCCGGTCTTGGGAACGGCGGGTTGGGAAGACTTGCCGCCTGCTTTTTGGACGGATTAGCGACCGATGGATATCCTGCTACAGGCTACAGCCTTTGCTATGAATATGGTGTTTTTCGCCAGAAACTGGTAGATGGCTGGCAGACGGAACTGCCTGATTTTTGGCTGCCTGGCGGTCAGGTCTGGCTGCGGGAAATCCCAGAAAAGGAAGTAGAAGTCCATTTTGACGGGCATATTGAAGAGTCATGGTCCGGTCCTCATCATATGACAATTCATAAAGACTATACCAATATTATTGCAATTCCATGTGATATGTATGTTTCCGGTGAAGACGGCAAGGGGATTTCCTGTTTGCGAATTTGGAAGAGCAAAAGCCCGGATTTTAATATGAAGCTTTTTAATTCCGGCGAATATCTGCGGGCGATGGAGCGCAATGCAATGGCAGAAGTGATTACAAAGGTGCTTTATCCGGAAGATAATCACATGGAAGGAAAAAGTCTGCGGCTTACCCAACAGTATTTTTTGGTGAGCGCCAGTATTCAGGATATTGTTAGGAATCATCTTTTCCACTATTCAACGCTGGACAATTTGCCCGATTTGGTGGCAATTCATCTAAATGATACACATCCGGTTCTTGCGATTCCTGAACTGATGCGGATTATGCTGGACGAGTGTGGTTATAGTTGGGAAAACGCATGGGATATTACCACTCGCACGTTTGCCTATACAAATCATACCGTGATGAAGGAAGCGCTGGAATGCTGGAATACGGACTTGTTCCGTCTGCGTCTGCCGAGAATTTATCAGATTATTGAGGAAATCAACCGCCGCTTTTGTGCCGAAATGCACGGGCATGGTGTGGACGGCTATAAAGTTGGCCGTATGGCGCCGCTCAATGATGGATTTGTCAAGATGGCAAACCTGGCTGTTGTAGGAGCACATCATGTAAACGGGGTTTCCGGTCTGCACAGCCAAATTTTAAAAGATACGGTTTTTCATGACTTTTATACGGAAATGCCTCAGAAATTTACGAATGTGACGAATGGAATTGCGCACAGAAGATGGCTTTGTCAGGCGAACCCGGGGCTTTCAAAGCTGCTGACCGAAAAAATCGGGGACGGATATATTCATTTTGCCGATGAACTTAAAAAGTTTGAAAAATTTAAAGACGACAGATCAACGCTGGAAGCTCTTTCTAAAATTAAGCATCAAAACAAAGAGCGTTTAGCTGATTATATTAAGAGGGAAAATGGAATCATACTAGATCCTGATTCCATTTTTGACGTGCAGGTAAAAAGGATGCACGAGTATAAACGCCAGCATCTGAATGCACTGCATATCCTTTCTACCTATCAGTGGCTGCGGGAAAATCCGAATGCTGATTTTCAGCCGCGCACCTATCTTTTCGGGGCGAAAGCAGCGCCCGGCTATTATCTTGCGAAGCAGATTATACGGTTTATCTATCAGCTTTCGCAGGTCATTGACAATGACCCCCGCGTAAAAGAGAAACTTAAAGTTGTCTATATTGAGGATTATCGAGTCACATTGGCAGAACTGATGATTCCAGCGGCCGATATCAGTGAACAGATTTCTTTGGCAGGCACCGAGGCGAGCGGCACCAGCAATATGAAATTTATGATTAATGGAGCGGTTACGCTGGGAACGCTGGACGGCGCCAATGTGGAGATTCATGATTCTGTGGGGGACGATAATATGCTTCTCTTCGGAATGACTACGCAGGAAGTGAACAGTTTAAAGCAGGCGGGATATCATCCGCGGCAGATTTATGAAAACAATCCGATTATTCACAGAGCGGTCGATGAGATACACACCGGTTGGAATGGAAATGATTTTTCGGAAATTGCGGATTCGCTGATTAATCAAGATCCATACATGGTTTTAGCCGATTTTGACAGTTATGCAAAAGCGCAGCAAAAATCGGCAAAGCTCTATCGGGATTCGCTCAGTTGGCAGAAGATGTGCCTAACTAATATTGCAAATGCGGGGAGATTTGCGGCTGACCGTGCAATCCATGAATATGCAACGAATATTTGGAACTGCATGCCGGTTCCCGGGGTTGCTCCAAAGCCGGATCATGAATGA
- a CDS encoding conserved membrane protein of unknown function (Evidence 4 : Unknown function but conserved in other organisms), with product MAPEPGPTDFLWTTIILLLLLLLLTAILTTAEIGIINLSDSQIKKLTEEGNPQAGTISKLTKHSARFLGSVRLGIGICEFLAAGLASWGIVPFLENALSFLGLSQNAAFILGFVLTIFLLVFFFLLFGEAIPKKFAPQRIESSAYRYAGFLKGLIIFLKPMFSLISGCTHLAMRIGGLDPNHEDSTVTEEEILMMVDQGEEKGVIAEDAKDMISNIFDFDDSTVAEVMTHRTDIIAVEDTDTIQDVVNLAIQEGFSRIPVYHEDLDNILGIIYVKDLLKYVGAPVDQALKLTKLMRLAHFVPETNKCSELFKEMTENHFQIAVIVDEYGGTEGLISLEDLLESIVGNIQDEYDREEEEVIEEGPNCWNVDGSIAIDDVEDLTGITLPRGDYDTLAGLLVELLGRIPNPDEQPCVKYGMLTFTALRVEERRITRIRIRKKVSSPEATEKGSTKSQNKK from the coding sequence ATGGCTCCTGAACCTGGGCCCACTGATTTTTTATGGACAACAATCATTTTACTGCTTTTACTGCTTTTGCTGACTGCAATTTTGACTACAGCAGAAATCGGAATCATCAATCTTTCCGACAGCCAAATCAAAAAACTTACTGAAGAAGGAAATCCACAGGCTGGCACCATTTCGAAACTTACCAAACATTCCGCACGGTTTTTAGGGTCCGTGCGTTTGGGAATCGGGATCTGCGAATTTTTGGCGGCAGGACTTGCCTCATGGGGAATTGTACCATTTCTTGAAAATGCGCTGTCTTTTCTAGGTCTTTCTCAAAATGCTGCTTTTATTCTTGGATTCGTTTTGACGATTTTTCTTTTGGTCTTTTTCTTTTTACTTTTTGGAGAAGCGATTCCCAAAAAATTTGCTCCTCAGCGCATTGAATCCTCTGCCTATCGATATGCAGGCTTTTTAAAAGGTCTTATTATCTTTTTAAAGCCAATGTTTTCACTGATTTCGGGCTGTACTCATCTTGCGATGCGAATTGGAGGATTAGATCCCAATCATGAAGACTCGACCGTTACAGAAGAAGAAATTTTAATGATGGTCGATCAGGGCGAAGAAAAAGGGGTCATTGCAGAAGATGCGAAAGACATGATTTCCAACATCTTTGATTTTGATGACAGTACCGTTGCAGAAGTGATGACACACCGTACAGACATCATCGCCGTGGAAGACACCGATACCATACAGGACGTTGTCAATCTTGCAATTCAGGAAGGTTTTTCCCGGATTCCCGTTTATCACGAAGATCTCGATAACATTCTTGGCATTATCTATGTAAAAGATCTGCTCAAATATGTTGGAGCTCCAGTCGATCAAGCACTGAAGCTCACAAAGCTGATGCGTTTAGCCCATTTTGTCCCGGAAACCAACAAGTGCAGCGAGCTTTTTAAAGAAATGACGGAAAACCATTTTCAGATTGCGGTAATTGTTGATGAATACGGTGGAACCGAAGGACTAATTTCGCTAGAGGATCTGTTGGAATCTATTGTCGGCAATATTCAGGATGAATATGACCGTGAAGAGGAAGAAGTCATTGAAGAAGGGCCTAACTGCTGGAATGTTGATGGTTCCATTGCGATTGATGATGTGGAAGATCTTACCGGCATTACCCTGCCACGCGGCGATTATGACACGCTTGCCGGCCTTTTAGTTGAACTGCTTGGCAGAATCCCCAATCCAGATGAACAGCCTTGTGTCAAATATGGGATGCTTACTTTTACTGCTCTGCGGGTAGAAGAACGCCGGATCACGCGAATTCGTATCCGCAAAAAAGTTTCTTCACCGGAAGCCACCGAAAAAGGCAGCACAAAATCACAAAATAAAAAATAA
- the PFOF gene encoding Pyruvate:ferredoxin oxidoreductase (Evidence 2a : Function from experimental evidences in other organisms; PubMedId : 18631365; Product type e : enzyme) gives MDSRKMKTMDGNTAASYVSYAFTDVAAIYPITPSSPMADEADKSAAAGQKNLFGRKVHITEMQSEGGASGAVHGSLAAGALTTTYTASQGLLLMIPNMYKIAGELLPGVIHCAARSLATHALCIFGDHSDIYACRQTGFAMLCSNSPQEAMDLGAVAHLAAIKGHVPFLHFFDGFRTSHEVQKIHYWDYKDLGDMLDWDEVAKFRKNALNPEHPVTRGTAQNDDIFFQASEASNPYYDALPAIVEDYMNQVNAKIGTDYKPFNYHGAPDAEQVIIAMGSVCECAEEVVDYLNAAGEKVGLVKVHLYRPFAPEYLAKVLPKTVKKISVLDRTREPGSIGEPLYLDVLAGLSGTEFGCVPIYTGRYGLGSKDTTPGDIVAVYRNMQSDTPKKRFTISIVDDVTNLSLPVKETPDTTPKGTHSCKFWGLGADGTVGANKNSIKIIGDHTDMYAQGYFAYDSKKSGGLTVSHLRFGDRPIKSTYYISKADFVACHKSSYVTDYDMVEDLKDGGSFLLNCQWSDEELDKELPGKMKKFIADHNINFYTINGVKLGKEIGLGNRINTILQSAFFSIAKIIPEEKAIEYMKAAAEHSYAKKGQKIVDMNFAAIDRGAKEYHKVNVPESWKNCTDDQKVSVATEGNPDTVNYVNNVLKPINRYQGNKLPVSAFKDMADGTAPAGSSAYEKRGIAVDVPEWNPDNCIQCNFCSYVCPHACIRPAAMTEAEAKAAPVSQKTKDMTGMPGMKFAVTISAYDCTGCGSCVNVCPGMKGNKALSMKPMETQAVSQEGFDYGVKLPEKPEVIEKFKETTVKGSQFKQPLLEFSGACAGCGETPYAKLATQLFGDRMYIANATGCSSIWGGSEPSTPYTRNQRGFGPAWANSLFEDNAEYGMGMALGQDAVRGRLMDEIKELAKDERASESFKKACSDYFDTAKDSGANRVATDKLIPELEKAAAEGCPVSKGILGEKEFLAKKSTWIFGGDGWCYDIGFGGVDHVLASGEDVNILVFDTEVYSNTGGQASKATPIGAVAQFAATGKATKKKDMAAIAMSYGYVYVAQVAMGANMNQCVKAFHEAESYHGPSIIIAYAPCINHGIKGGMSIVQTEEKKAVDAGYWNLLRFDPRLAAIGKNPMQLDSKAPTASYHDFIMGEVRYNSLTRAFPDRAKMLFEKAEEAAKDHYDQLEKLASMK, from the coding sequence ATGGATTCCAGAAAAATGAAGACTATGGATGGCAATACGGCTGCATCGTATGTTTCTTATGCATTTACTGATGTTGCTGCCATCTACCCCATTACTCCGTCTTCACCCATGGCAGATGAAGCGGACAAGAGTGCTGCAGCAGGACAGAAAAACCTGTTCGGGCGAAAGGTGCATATTACAGAGATGCAGTCCGAGGGAGGCGCTTCCGGAGCCGTACATGGTTCTTTGGCTGCCGGCGCGCTTACAACCACTTACACTGCTTCTCAAGGTTTGCTCCTGATGATTCCAAACATGTATAAGATCGCAGGAGAACTTCTTCCTGGAGTGATTCATTGCGCAGCTCGTTCTCTTGCAACGCATGCACTTTGTATTTTCGGTGATCATTCCGATATTTATGCATGCCGTCAGACCGGATTTGCAATGCTCTGTTCCAACAGCCCGCAAGAGGCTATGGATCTGGGCGCAGTTGCACATTTGGCTGCAATTAAAGGACATGTGCCGTTCCTGCATTTCTTTGATGGATTCCGTACTTCTCATGAAGTTCAGAAGATTCATTACTGGGATTATAAAGATCTCGGCGATATGCTGGATTGGGATGAAGTTGCAAAGTTCCGCAAAAATGCACTGAATCCGGAACATCCGGTAACCCGCGGAACTGCTCAGAATGATGATATTTTCTTCCAGGCAAGCGAGGCTTCTAATCCTTATTATGATGCATTGCCCGCAATTGTCGAGGATTATATGAATCAGGTGAACGCGAAGATCGGTACCGATTATAAACCGTTCAACTATCATGGTGCTCCCGATGCAGAGCAGGTGATTATCGCCATGGGTTCTGTTTGCGAATGCGCAGAAGAAGTGGTCGATTATTTGAATGCTGCCGGCGAGAAGGTTGGTCTTGTTAAGGTTCATCTTTATCGTCCGTTTGCACCGGAATATCTGGCAAAAGTTCTGCCCAAGACGGTAAAGAAAATTTCTGTTCTCGACCGTACCCGTGAGCCCGGTTCCATTGGCGAGCCGCTGTATCTGGACGTTTTGGCGGGCCTTTCCGGCACCGAGTTTGGCTGTGTGCCGATTTACACCGGACGTTATGGCCTTGGTTCCAAGGATACGACCCCGGGAGATATTGTTGCTGTCTATCGCAATATGCAGAGCGACACTCCTAAGAAACGCTTTACCATCAGCATTGTGGATGATGTGACAAACCTTTCTTTGCCGGTTAAGGAAACCCCGGATACCACTCCGAAGGGAACCCATTCCTGCAAATTCTGGGGACTTGGCGCAGACGGTACTGTCGGTGCAAACAAAAACTCCATCAAGATTATCGGTGACCATACCGATATGTACGCTCAGGGTTATTTTGCCTATGATTCGAAGAAGTCCGGTGGATTGACTGTTTCTCATCTGCGTTTTGGCGATCGTCCGATCAAATCCACCTATTATATCAGTAAGGCCGATTTTGTTGCCTGCCATAAGTCCAGCTATGTGACCGACTACGATATGGTTGAGGACTTGAAAGACGGCGGCAGCTTCCTGCTGAACTGCCAGTGGAGTGATGAAGAGCTGGACAAGGAGTTGCCCGGCAAGATGAAGAAATTCATTGCTGATCACAACATTAACTTCTACACCATTAACGGTGTAAAGCTTGGCAAGGAAATTGGACTCGGCAACCGCATCAACACAATTCTTCAGTCTGCTTTCTTCAGCATCGCAAAGATCATTCCAGAAGAAAAAGCGATTGAATATATGAAGGCCGCTGCAGAGCATAGCTATGCGAAGAAGGGCCAAAAGATTGTTGATATGAACTTTGCGGCAATTGACCGCGGCGCAAAAGAATATCATAAAGTAAATGTGCCGGAATCCTGGAAGAACTGCACCGATGATCAGAAGGTCTCTGTTGCAACCGAGGGCAATCCTGACACTGTAAATTATGTAAACAACGTTTTGAAGCCGATCAACCGCTATCAGGGAAATAAACTGCCGGTTTCTGCTTTTAAAGATATGGCAGACGGCACAGCTCCTGCAGGTTCCTCCGCTTATGAGAAGCGCGGAATTGCTGTAGACGTTCCGGAGTGGAATCCTGATAACTGTATTCAGTGTAATTTCTGCTCTTATGTTTGCCCACATGCCTGCATTCGCCCGGCCGCAATGACAGAAGCGGAAGCAAAGGCGGCGCCTGTCTCTCAGAAGACAAAGGATATGACCGGTATGCCAGGCATGAAGTTTGCTGTGACAATTTCTGCTTATGACTGCACCGGCTGCGGTTCCTGCGTAAATGTTTGCCCCGGAATGAAGGGCAATAAAGCACTCTCGATGAAGCCGATGGAGACACAGGCTGTTTCTCAGGAAGGCTTTGACTATGGCGTAAAACTGCCAGAGAAACCAGAAGTGATTGAGAAGTTTAAAGAGACTACCGTTAAGGGCAGTCAGTTTAAGCAGCCGCTTCTTGAGTTCTCCGGTGCATGCGCAGGCTGCGGTGAGACTCCTTATGCAAAACTTGCGACTCAGCTTTTCGGTGATCGTATGTATATTGCAAATGCCACCGGTTGCTCCTCCATTTGGGGCGGCAGTGAGCCTTCTACACCGTATACCCGCAATCAGCGCGGATTTGGTCCGGCATGGGCAAACTCCCTCTTTGAAGATAACGCGGAATATGGCATGGGCATGGCACTTGGTCAGGATGCAGTTCGTGGTCGTCTCATGGACGAGATCAAAGAACTTGCAAAAGATGAGCGTGCTTCCGAGTCCTTTAAAAAGGCTTGCAGTGATTATTTTGATACTGCGAAAGACAGCGGCGCAAACCGTGTTGCAACTGATAAACTGATTCCGGAATTGGAAAAAGCAGCTGCAGAAGGCTGCCCGGTTTCCAAGGGAATTCTGGGAGAAAAAGAATTTCTCGCAAAGAAATCCACATGGATCTTCGGCGGCGACGGTTGGTGCTATGATATTGGCTTCGGCGGAGTTGACCATGTTTTGGCTTCTGGAGAAGATGTCAACATTCTCGTCTTTGATACCGAAGTTTATTCCAATACCGGTGGACAGGCGTCTAAGGCAACCCCGATCGGTGCAGTTGCTCAGTTTGCGGCTACCGGAAAAGCAACAAAGAAAAAGGATATGGCTGCCATTGCAATGAGCTATGGTTATGTCTATGTAGCACAGGTTGCAATGGGCGCTAACATGAATCAGTGTGTCAAGGCGTTCCATGAGGCTGAGAGCTATCATGGCCCGTCCATTATTATTGCTTATGCTCCTTGCATCAATCACGGAATCAAGGGCGGCATGAGTATTGTACAGACCGAGGAAAAGAAGGCTGTAGATGCTGGATATTGGAATCTGCTCCGTTTTGATCCTCGCCTTGCAGCGATTGGAAAGAACCCAATGCAGCTTGACTCTAAAGCGCCAACTGCAAGCTATCATGACTTTATCATGGGCGAAGTTCGTTACAATTCTTTGACTCGTGCATTCCCGGATCGTGCAAAGATGCTCTTTGAGAAAGCAGAAGAAGCTGCAAAAGATCATTACGATCAACTGGAAAAACTCGCAAGTATGAAATAA
- a CDS encoding HTH araC/xylS-type domain-containing protein, with protein MIRYKYEIHSSRNDTYSMDRPHFHEDVEIMMCTSGEGLFFLEPEIYPLHRGQLFLFGASILHRSVANETYRSRVLHIAPSLLQSLSTPQTNLAACAERSKIQVTLSEEETVELEKLYNQLQIPCTSGNFGEDMQQLLTLLTFLHKTFCYFATADLKATEINHDLEKVAPILEYIRAHLSEPLTIDLIASHFFLSKYYLCHIFKPATGFGVMDYVIHCRILRARELLRNGMRVQETGETVGFRNNEHFIRTFKKLTGTSPKRYAKEYLLSDQNKKGESLSA; from the coding sequence ATGATTCGCTACAAATATGAAATTCATTCTAGTCGAAATGATACTTATTCCATGGATCGTCCACACTTTCATGAAGATGTTGAAATCATGATGTGTACTTCCGGCGAAGGACTTTTCTTTTTGGAACCGGAAATTTATCCGCTCCACCGGGGGCAGTTGTTTCTTTTTGGTGCTTCTATTTTGCACCGAAGCGTTGCAAACGAAACTTATCGAAGCCGAGTTCTTCATATTGCACCAAGTCTTCTGCAATCTCTCTCTACTCCACAAACAAATCTTGCGGCCTGTGCCGAACGGTCAAAAATTCAGGTAACTCTATCGGAAGAAGAAACCGTGGAGCTCGAAAAGCTTTATAATCAGCTTCAGATTCCCTGCACCAGTGGAAACTTTGGGGAAGATATGCAGCAATTGCTAACTCTCTTAACGTTTCTGCACAAAACATTCTGCTATTTTGCTACAGCAGATTTGAAAGCAACAGAAATCAACCACGATTTGGAAAAGGTTGCACCAATTTTGGAATATATTCGGGCACATTTATCGGAACCATTAACCATTGACTTGATTGCCTCACACTTTTTCCTGAGTAAATACTATCTCTGCCATATTTTTAAACCTGCAACCGGATTTGGCGTAATGGATTACGTTATTCATTGCCGAATTTTGCGGGCCCGGGAACTTTTACGCAATGGAATGCGCGTACAGGAGACTGGTGAAACCGTCGGATTTCGCAACAATGAACATTTTATCCGCACTTTCAAAAAACTGACTGGAACTTCTCCTAAGCGTTATGCCAAAGAATATCTGCTCAGTGATCAAAACAAAAAAGGGGAAAGTCTTTCAGCCTGA
- a CDS encoding protein of unknown function (Evidence 5 : Unknown function), translating to MHEKGREQKKNLAKLPIPFSLLNGSKSGIAKVVFQNLMGGV from the coding sequence GTGCATGAAAAAGGGAGAGAGCAAAAAAAAAATTTGGCAAAGTTGCCGATTCCTTTTTCTCTCTTAAATGGGAGCAAGTCCGGAATTGCAAAAGTTGTTTTTCAAAATTTGATGGGAGGCGTTTGA
- a CDS encoding Na+/glutamate symporter encodes MTLWTVLTDVSMMGGLLLLGQLLRAKLKIFQKLLIPPALIAGIFALVLGPNGWGILPFSKSLSTYASVLIVLIFAAMPIGDKPSKEAKSGPAIGGMFFNVTGIAVLQYAVGMFLTVYVLDLFFKNLNPGFGLMMATGFYGGHGTAAAVGQEYAGLGWDEASALGYTTATVGLVGGIISGVAIINWGARKGYTHYVTSPKNLPLSMKTGLVQPMDQQVSTKATISTICMDPMAFHLGLVLVPSLLGYLLSQALKPVIGVTIPAFCTALLFGFIVNAVMNKTHSDKYIDRGSISRISGTSTDFLMVSGIGSLQLGIVVKYAVPLIVVCVAGFLSNWLWFHFVGKHASPKDWFERNMMVWGHACGVAATGVMLQRICDPELKSRGIEDSGIADLINRPIIVGLQVIPPVLMTSMMAAGPHIVTWVCFAIVAVMGIVAYVCKWWTPKSKVQTYSQTNVGKVEEMPISRNDQGKAA; translated from the coding sequence ATGACCCTTTGGACGGTCTTGACCGATGTCAGTATGATGGGTGGTTTGCTGCTGTTGGGACAGCTGCTGCGTGCAAAATTGAAAATCTTTCAAAAGCTGTTGATTCCTCCGGCACTGATAGCCGGAATCTTCGCTTTAGTGCTAGGCCCTAATGGTTGGGGAATTCTTCCGTTTTCCAAGAGCCTTAGTACATATGCAAGTGTTTTAATTGTTTTGATATTTGCTGCAATGCCAATCGGGGATAAACCCAGTAAAGAGGCAAAATCCGGACCGGCAATCGGCGGAATGTTCTTTAATGTTACCGGCATTGCAGTATTGCAATACGCGGTTGGCATGTTCCTCACAGTTTATGTGCTGGATCTGTTCTTTAAAAATTTGAATCCTGGATTTGGATTGATGATGGCAACCGGATTCTATGGTGGCCATGGAACAGCAGCAGCCGTTGGTCAGGAATATGCAGGTCTTGGTTGGGACGAAGCTTCTGCTCTGGGTTATACGACCGCGACGGTTGGCTTAGTTGGAGGGATTATCTCTGGAGTTGCCATTATCAACTGGGGCGCCCGCAAGGGATATACTCATTATGTAACTTCTCCAAAAAACCTGCCTTTGTCTATGAAAACCGGTTTGGTACAGCCAATGGATCAGCAGGTGAGCACAAAGGCGACAATTTCTACGATCTGCATGGATCCGATGGCATTTCATCTTGGATTAGTTTTGGTCCCTTCTCTTTTAGGCTATCTGCTTTCGCAGGCATTAAAACCTGTAATTGGAGTCACAATTCCAGCCTTCTGCACGGCACTTCTTTTTGGATTCATTGTTAATGCAGTTATGAATAAGACCCATTCCGACAAATACATTGACAGGGGAAGCATCAGCCGGATCAGCGGTACTTCCACCGATTTTCTGATGGTTTCCGGCATTGGTTCTCTACAGCTTGGGATTGTTGTCAAATATGCGGTCCCGCTGATTGTGGTCTGTGTGGCAGGGTTCCTGAGCAACTGGCTCTGGTTCCACTTTGTCGGCAAACATGCTTCTCCAAAAGATTGGTTCGAACGCAACATGATGGTTTGGGGCCATGCCTGCGGTGTTGCTGCAACAGGCGTTATGCTTCAGCGTATCTGTGATCCGGAACTAAAATCCCGTGGAATTGAGGATTCCGGCATTGCAGATTTGATCAATCGTCCAATCATTGTCGGATTGCAGGTAATTCCTCCAGTTTTGATGACTTCAATGATGGCTGCAGGCCCTCATATTGTCACATGGGTATGCTTCGCAATTGTTGCGGTGATGGGAATTGTAGCTTATGTCTGCAAATGGTGGACTCCAAAGTCGAAAGTACAGACCTATTCACAAACTAATGTTGGTAAGGTAGAAGAGATGCCGATCAGCAGAAATGACCAAGGCAAAGCAGCTTAA